The Arabidopsis thaliana chromosome 5, partial sequence genomic interval TCTTTGTCATGGTATGCGGCTACGAGGCGACGGTTCTTTCGCTTAAGAGGATGATTCTGCCGAGCCATGAACTCGACCTCACTCAGCTTATGGCATTTGATTCTGCTCGGCATGGAAGGTTGTTACAGTCTCCTGTACACGGATCTTTCAACTTTCCGGTTGAAAGAGACATAGTTTAGTTGATTTGTTAACTTTACCATGTCCCTATTTTGTTAGCTTTGTCATGTCCATGTTTCATGTCAATATATTCCTTTATACTTGATTATGATTTGCTTATATTTTCCTTCTAAACTATGAAATTCTGACAATGCTTCATTTTCACTCGAATAGTCGAATAGGCTATTGACATCCATTATCTTCCGAAAGAATATATGTAGTATTGTCTGGGTAattatttctataaatattaatttataggataaattataaattaataaattcatttttccaatattattaatttatagagtttctattGTATGTAATTGTTCATATATTATCTCACGAGATATTTAGAGTTGAATTCCAGACTAGTTTGAGATGATCAGGAACTAATCCACGATATCTTATGATGTTTATGAATCAAGATAAATGCAATAATGAAGACTCGAATTTGAGTACTAAAAAGTTCATCTACTCAGTTTTATGGTTTAGTTTCCGAGCACAATCATACAACATacaatcaaaaacaataactGATGTTCAAAGTCTAAAGCATGACTCTTCCGGGTTATATTACATAAACCTCTTATACACCATCAGATAATATAACCGGAAACTCAATGAGAGAACAAGAATTTGAGAAGGAGATATATATCATAACAGCCAAGTAACTTCCCTCCTTAGTATGGTTCCCCGCCGAGTGCCTTatgtttataatgtttttattttactctCCTCTTGTCCCATCCGACAAGCCATTAATACcatattttcttgataatcaagatcaaacaaaatcaaaacgaaaaattctatcaaaacacattcacaCTCACAATTGTATGCAATTCGTTGATGATCAAGATCATACAAGAACATTTGTTCCTAAAGGCCACTTCTACAAGACAAAATCAAgcaaaatttttattaatatgaaTTGCTTTACTTTCAtctaatcaaaatacaaaaaaaaaaatgacattacCACCCACAGTTGTTATACAACGACTCGTCAAACTTGGGAAACCAAGGCACCATATCGCATTTACTTattgaaaatataagaaaataaacagagATAAATATCATCCTTCTTGGCAATAGTAATTATAGGTAGCATAAGAATTAACTTACATAATCGTGAACAATCTGAGAAAGATAATTCTTGGGTTTTATGACCATGGATGCACCACCAGCGAAGCCCAAGTTAACTTCAGGAAACCTGTCCGCAACACTGCCATATGGATCATATTTTTAGCAGTTAAATATTATAGACTTGAGAATTAATAGACACACAATATGTATTATTATGTAGACTCGCTTGTTGGGAACTTATCCCATATGTGATATTATAGCAGTAGAGATTCTCATAGGGAATGGGAAACCCATACAGGGAAACATCATTTGAAATCTGCAGATTGAAATGCTTTATGAATCTTCTATTTCTGTAAAGATCTATCTTAAATTGTATGAATAGAGAAACTCATAGGTTGGATGAGTGTATCATAAGCTTCAGCTGGAAAGCAAACAAGTATTGTCCATGAATCAATTATCGTCCCATAACCACTAGTTACTTAGAAAGCCGAGGGATCAATCCGTAGGATCTTATGATTATACACTttatcttattgatgatatttgaatttcaaaaagtAGTCAACTTACTTTTCTGTATttaatttggtaattttattaaaaccaaattttaatcttacacATTCCAATTTGCTatacaatttaactatctatttcatcataataaatccaattttgattcttctcaCATTATTTTAATGGATCAGTgttaaactttaaaccaatatatatatatatatatatatatttataacatatTAAATCTATTAgttcatatcaaaataattaacaaataacaaaacataataaacacaaaaaaatcaacaattcacaaaatattttggaaaagaCAAATTGTTTaagatatagtttttttatatgtcaTAGTCTCATAAGTTAGTTTTACCTAatgaaaaactaattttaaatgacttgaaattaacaaagaaaatattaaaattttatattaacattttcattaaataatcaaaaatcaatCCCTCTAAGCcatattttcctaatttttagTGTTTATACTAATGAATACATGCGTTAAAATTCTTAGATTAAAACATAAGTATAACTATACTAATATTCTCACTAagtattcaaataaaaatactatattacATTgataaatatagttttaaccaattaatttaatgtttactaaattattttattatttttaacttcaatggtctttttaattatttaatatccATACTAAATGATGATTGtctttatatttaataaatgcTAAAATTCTTTAATTGACCaataacacatgtaaaaataaatttgttaattttcctttttgttaataaaataatgtttttgttattttaaacttGAGTggtcttttttaattatttaatatgataatatccatactaaatgattttttgtttatatttaatacatgctaaatttattttattgactAATACacatgtaaaaataaatttgttaattttccttttgaataagaaaataatttatttattttattatagaCATAgaaattagtatatgttaatttgtttcttttttttaaggttttctaTCTTTTGAAGAGACTAAAAAAGTTAATCTTTAATTATACATGTAAAGATCTGATCGATAGATTTGACACGTGTCACGATCTTAtgagttactaactttgaaatcatactttatataataagatataccttttactaaaataatatttaaatatatctgaaacataaaaataagTCTAGAACTAATCctcaattaatatttttttaactgattgaccaaaacaaaaactgatttAACTGATATGAGTCAAATTAGACCTAAGCACTCtctcaaaaaaatatcaattgtagtattttagggtCGATTTCCACGAAGTTATAGTCTCAAAATTAAGCTAAATCAAATagtaataaaagtaaaaagaaacaagaaagcagATAGCAGATTTGATTTGTACTAAATTAAGATGATTAAAGTGTCGTATTTAGGAAATTTCTCAGAAAATAGATGAATAATAGATCTAGTAGTTAATTAGgattgttatcgaaccattaTAGAACTCAAATCACTAACCTATGATCAACCAACTCTCGTCTTAATAAATAGGGATCCCAACTCTCGTCTATAAATCAGTATATAGTAAACATGCATTAAAATCAGGTTTAATAAGTTCATATAAGTATCTAAACCAAACCTATCcttattttaatattcaagctcatctatgatagttCAGGTAATAAGCGGCATCTATGATCTTGCCTATTAGCctaagatcaagttctagttagctactctagaactagcattaagaataatcaaactGAAGAACTCTAAAGATAATCCTAACATGTTATCGATCCACTATACCATCTAAATCTCTAATGCGaaatcctaaacccaacaagtagattactcagacataatcatagaaacataaaaaacatgtttgaagaagattgcgtaaagaaattaaaagaagaatagagttaagaaaatatcttctcTCTACAGGGTTTGAAATCTCTGATGAACTCTCCAAAGTCTCAGGGAATTTCAGagcaaaaagataaaaattagaataattGTGTTTGTAAAAGtttaggtctaaacaatgttCAGGAAAGCGGAATAGGCGGTCGTCTAGGCGTTCATGTACCGCTTCGACTTTCTTAAAATCGGTTTTATTAGGCGGTAGGGTAGATTTGGCGGACTATGCGGACATTAAGCGGATTAAACGGTCATTAGGCGGGTTTAGGCGGATCTAAATGTGTTTCAATAATATtggaattttgaaaaatatatttaaaattgtatataaagacacatttacttttattattttatttatcttactttaaaatgttaaatatatattctttttaaattttttgctAACTTTCAGctttttaataagttttttcCAACATTTCATTTAgtagtatataaatatatatcgtTTTATTGTAAAACCGTTTAAACCGCCTAAAATTGTCTAGGCCCCGACTAATAAAACCGCCTAAAATGTCTAGGCCCCGCCTAATAAAACCgtctaaacaataaatttataatgtgtatttataatgttaaacagattttaaaaatatatttactgacattataaattattgtttaaaaatttatttataatgtcTAGACATTGtttaaaaatctatttataattgtctatctaaacaataaaatattcaaaaagaaaatatttggattCACTCCTTGGCGAATATTTGTATGAATCATAAAACGAGTTTTAAATATGTGCGATTTTGTAGCAAATGctaaaaaagttatttaaagAGGacaacattatttttattgaacaaatgaaaaataagtCCATGATCCTTAGCAAAGAGTTGTTACATCGTTTAAACACACTCAAGtggcaaacaaaacaattgtaGTATCTTCTATTACTTTTGATGATGGTGTTTACTCTCATCTTTCTACCCATGAAGATGGCGCCAATTAGTCACACAAGAATCTCCTTATCTATGTACAATAGCTGGATTCGATATTTCTGTAGAACAGGCGAAACAAACGAAGCAATGTCTCTCCTCGCCGAAATCCATTCTCTAGGTTCACGTCCTGATCCTCTTTCCTACGTTAGTTTTATTGAAACACTCGCTAGTCTCAGAAGGACTCTCGAAGCTGATGCTTTGTTTCATGAAGTAGTTAGATTCATGATTTATGGAAGCTATTCGGTGAGATTGTACAATGCTTTGGTTAGTCGATATTTGAGAAAAGGTCAATTAGAGTTAGctcttagggttttgaatCATATGAAAAGGGGAAATATTGATAAGGATCAGGAAACTTGTGAAATTCTGTTGAACTATTACGTTAGTGCTGGTAGATAAGAGGTATCGTGGCGTGTGGTTAAcgaaatgaagaagaggaagtttCGTTTGAATTCGTTTGTTTATGGGAAGATTATTCGTATTTATAGAGATAATGGTATGTGGAAGAAAGCTTTAGGGATTGTAGAAGAGATTAGGGAGATTGGTTTGCCTATGGATGTGGAGATATACAATAGTGTTATTGATACGTTTGGTAAGTATGGAGAGTTGGATGAAGAGTTACAGGTGTTAGAGAAACTACAGAGATCGAGTGATTCGAGGCCTAATATTAGGACATGGAATTCGTTAATACGGTGGCATTGTCATCACGGTGCGGTTGATATGGCGCTTGAGTTGTTTACAATGATGTAGGATCAGTGGCTTTATCCTAACCCTAGGATGTTTGTGAATCTTATAACTCGGTTGGGAGAGAATGGGAACTGGAACATGATAGATACACATTTTGAGTCTATAAAGTGTAAGGAACATAAAGATACAAGAGCTATTTATGCAGTAAATTATTGGACAGTTTGGGAGTTTCGAGGATATTGGGGAACTTGTGGGTAAGCTAAAGTCTCAAGGTGTTGCTCCTTCTGCTAATTTATTTTGCACTTTGGCAAATGCATATGCTCAGCAGGTTGATTTCCTATCTTTCTATGTTTCATGTTCTcggtttttgtttatgatctGAACTTGGTAGACTCTATATAGGTTGTTTCAGCCGTTTTCATTTGGTATATATAGAAGAGTATTGAATGTCAACAACTGTAGAAGGTTCATAGATTCTGCTAACAAGATTTGGCTTGTTGTTTTAAtttcccttgtaaattattacATGTTAGAGTAAGTAGTGCTATGAATTTTCAAATCTAACTAAAGTCattgtcaaattttaacaCAGGGACTATGCAAACAGACAGTAAAGGTGCTCAAGATGATGGAGAATGAGGGGATTGAACCAAACTTGATTATGCtgaatgttttgattaatGCTTTTGGAACTGCTGGGAAGCACATGGAAGCTCTATCTATTTATCATCATATTAAAGAAACCGTATGTATATCTTATTCGTGCGATTAAACTTCTAGTACTTCCCTATAGTAATCGGTGAATTATAATGCTTAACTGCTTGAGTTTGTCTTCTGAAGGGATTCACCCCGATGTGGTTACCTATAGTACACTTATGAAAGCATTCACTCGAGCAAAGAAGTATGAAATGGTATGTAGCTTCTATCTGGTGACCTTGTAATCCCATGTTCCTTCACCTCAAAGGTTTCATTGAGTATATATGTTATGTGTGATCTTGATAAATTGggtgtttaatttaaattgttggCTGCTCCACAGGTTCCAGAAATATTCAGGGAAATGGAAGCTTCTGGGTGTACAACAGATCGGAAAGCAAAACAATTATTGCAAAATGCTATTATGGTTCTTGATAAAAGACATTAAGTATTTGATGGAACATCCAAAGATGACTATCTTACGTACAAACATCCAACTAACTACACGTAGGGCAAAAACGAAAGAATAAACACTCATCGAGCAAAGACTATAGTCTCTATCAACTAgtaaattttcaaaagttcGTGAAGAACACGGCGaaaatcgaaaacaaaaaaaactcccCTATTTTCGAGAAAATTCAATGGATAGTGAAAGATGTTAAAAGTCTCTGATGAGGAAATTGCTCTGTATTCATTCTAATATAAAGGCAATGTAGTTACAACGTATTGAGAGGTTTCTTAGATAGTCGGAAAAACGGCGAAAATCAACCCAACCTTTTTGCTGGCGGTTTTTTTCAACCCGAACTTTAAAACCCTGTATTTATCCACCTAAACTACAACCTATTTCAAATTCCAAACCTCAACTACATAATTGTTAGCCGATTTCAACATAACTTGTGACGGCGTTATGAAACCGTTAAACCGTGCTGAGTCAGCGACACCGTGGCATCAGAGCTGTacaaaacgacatcgtttaaCGTGGTTTCGGTTGTCTGCTAGAgagaaaacgacgtcgttttcaaTTGGGAACCCTCCGCTAGAGAGAAGAGGGTTCCCAAAATCGTTTTCTCAATTACCATCAACCAGGGAATGACCCACAAAAGGTAATTTTGCCTGACTGATCATGAAGAATGCCTCTTCTAAGTAATGCGTTTCTTGGTTGACGACTCTTTGAAGACTGCTTGGAGGAGCTTAGAATTCCACTGCATGTCTCCAAAGACTTGTTCATAGCCTTTTGACGGTCGTTTGAAGCATTGTTGCATCAATGTCGTCCTTTTACTACTAGGATCAACGTAAAAATTTaactaaacataaaaaattaatgGAACCAAATTCATCAATTATAAGAGGAAACGAGTAAACCTTACATGGTCTTTAAATATAACAATTATTGGGTTATTGCTTTCCGGCTTTGACTTTGCCAAATATCTTATTATACAAAGTtgagttttcaaaattgttaactcacCTGATCATGACACGTGTCAAATTTATTCATGAGTTACCCACacatatcaaataaattttgttatttttaaggttatgtgcaaaaagaaaaactctctAACTCATCTATTGTTGCATATTTATCCTCCACCTCCAGAAAATGCATAATTATCCGatgaagttaaaaataatacgcaatgtAACCCCTTTTTCGTCATTTTTTTCTAcgataaatattttgtaaaatattgatatttaatatgttaaatCGAAGCCTTCTCGGCAAAAAGTTCAGCTCTACCtacaaattcttttaaaaatctaatgtATGTGAGTGTAAATAAGGTTACAATATACGTATAAGGGtcatattgcgtattattttagacttcataggattaatatgtgtttgttagagatatagggtaaaattgcaaaactagatgagttagatgggtgttttgcacaaaaccctatatttttaaaaacaaaatatagaaacattTCATAACCCCATCGGATATATagacaagtaaaaaaaatagttcatatatacaaatgttttatttagtatattaaaatattgaacaaattctattaaaaatcgtttatatattcaaaacagaagtaaaagttccctattttgttttagaaaaatattaatacgtgatttaatattttctaattttgtaacttaaatatgtctctctttttatttcttaatattatttcatttcatttttttctcaattacagAGTTCTATTCGTTTACCACAAAATTCAGTGAGAGGCTCTGTCTGGTGCGTCTTTTATAgatgttgtatgttttccttgtcttatctttcttttatactttgagaaatcccgtattatatataattagtaaaggcATGGTATATagaatgtatataattgaaatattcttttcaaaaatactgattactatttagaatttttatatcatcacaacATTTCTCACACCAGCATATTTAGACGagtcttatctaataaaattataaaccactctcagattttgtgttatgacatattttaaagatttattgAAACAATTTGAAGGTCTGTAACATTGTAAGACTAAATTGAATTATGGACTCGATGTTTCAAGGTGTTATTCATTAGAATTGAAGAATGTATAAACATGGAACCCAAatgcaacttctcaaatgttattactatatcttcttctttttttaattattattataacatgtaacgtaagctaaaattttaaaaaaataatttgaaaaagttatctattttaaaaataagataaaacactattttggtATGGGAGGAGTTGCACCGGCAACTCTTGAACATTGTTCCTTTAGCATCGGTGGAATGAATGGAATTTTCGGTATGCAATTATCGGCGTCCAGAAATGCTTTGCAACAAGTCGGACCTAAATTACCGAACTTTCCAGTGaa includes:
- a CDS encoding Tetratricopeptide repeat (TPR)-like superfamily protein (Tetratricopeptide repeat (TPR)-like superfamily protein; CONTAINS InterPro DOMAIN/s: Pentatricopeptide repeat (InterPro:IPR002885); BEST Arabidopsis thaliana protein match is: Pentatricopeptide repeat (PPR-like) superfamily protein (TAIR:AT5G42310.1); Has 16266 Blast hits to 6548 proteins in 194 species: Archae - 4; Bacteria - 3; Metazoa - 128; Fungi - 56; Plants - 15579; Viruses - 0; Other Eukaryotes - 496 (source: NCBI BLink).), with product MSLLAEIHSLGSRPDPLSYVSFIETLASLRRTLEADALFHEVVRFMIYGSYSVRLYNALVSRYLRKEVSWRVVNEMKKRKFRLNSFVYGKIIRIYRDNGMWKKALGIVEEIREIGLPMDVEIYNSVIDTFGKYGELDEELQFGSFEDIGELVGKLKSQGVAPSANLFCTLANAYAQQGLCKQTVKVLKMMENEGIEPNLIMLNVLINAFGTAGKHMEALSIYHHIKETVWIHPDVVTYSTLMKAFTRAKKYEMVCSRNIQGNGSFWVYNRSESKTIIAKCYYGS
- a CDS encoding Tetratricopeptide repeat (TPR)-like superfamily protein, encoding MAPISHTRISLSMYNSWIRYFCRTGETNEAMSLLAEIHSLGSRPDPLSYVSFIETLASLRRTLEADALFHEVVRFMIYGSYSVRLYNALVSRYLRKEVSWRVVNEMKKRKFRLNSFVYGKIIRIYRDNGMWKKALGIVEEIREIGLPMDVEIYNSVIDTFGKYGELDEELQVLEKLQRSSDSRPNIRTWNSLIRWHCHHGAVDMALELFTMIFEDIGELVGKLKSQGVAPSANLFCTLANAYAQQGLCKQTVKVLKMMENEGIEPNLIMLNVLINAFGTAGKHMEALSIYHHIKETVWIHPDVVTYSTLMKAFTRAKKYEMVCSFYLVTL